One Plasmodium cynomolgi strain B DNA, chromosome 12, whole genome shotgun sequence genomic region harbors:
- a CDS encoding hypothetical protein (putative) → MGEFKVGSKLKEQIVCNMQPLILCLHKYDDDISKCVPEVHIFERTCSKSVNYVHDRIGLDDTRNTLYTGKRAT, encoded by the coding sequence ATGGGGGAATTCAAAGTCGGCTCGAAGCTGAAGGAACAAATCGTGTGCAACATGCAACCCCTAATTTTGTGCTTGCATAAGTATGATGACGATATAAGCAAATGCGTCCCAGAagtccacatttttgaacGAACCTGCAGCAAAAGTGTGAACTACGTACACGATCGGATCGGCCTAGATGACACAAGGAATACCCTATACACAGGGAAAAGGGCCACC